One Solanum pennellii chromosome 10, SPENNV200 genomic region harbors:
- the LOC114074282 gene encoding uncharacterized protein LOC114074282 codes for MRKLGQEGLDNLLWYNLNKWCKKYFETYSKCDVLDNNMAESFNAWIVSARYKTIITMLEEIRVKMMKRIGDLREFSNTWITDISHMSLKILQENIQKSMQCNLTWNGERGFEIKHHEFTHTVDIVNRRCSCRSWQLRGNPCPHGVAALHYKNLKPTHYVANTKDQKVAVRPGKVRRKEADESRKTGKLSKRGAVMTCSNCGTEGHNKRGCPTRNQSGPSQSTEPCSQSRSTGPS; via the exons ATGAGGAAATTAGGACAAGAAGGTTTGGATAATCTTTTATGGTACAATTTGAATAAATGGTGCAAGAAGTATTTTGAAACATATAGCAAATGTGATGTGTTGGACAACAATATGGCAGAAAGCTTTAATGCTTGGATTGTGTCTGCAAGGTATAAAACCATCATTACAATGCTTGAGGAGATAAGGGTGAAGATGATGAAAAGAATTGGTGATTTGAGAGAGTTCTCAAACACTTGGATCACTGATATATCTCATATGTCTTTGAAGATTTTGcaagaaaacattcaaaagtCTATGCAATGTAACTTGACTTGGAATGGAGAAAGAGGTTTTGAGATTAAACACCATGAATTTACACACACTGTGGACATTGTTAATAGGAGGTGTAGTTGCAGATCCTGGCAGCTCAGGGGAAATCCTTGTCCTCATGGTGTTGCTGCCCTTCATTACAAAAACTTGAAACCAACCCATTATGTGGCTA ACACCAAAGACCAGAAAGTTGCTGTAAGACCAGGTAAGGTTAGAAGAAAGGAAGCAGATGAAAGTAGAAAAACTGGAAAGTTGAGCAAAAGAGGTGCTGTAATGACTTGTAGCAATTGTGGCACAGAAGGACACAATAAAAGAGGATGTCCTACAAGAAACCAATCTGGTCCAAGTCAATCAACTGAACCATGTTCTCAGTCAAGAAGTACTGGTCCAAGTTAG